In the genome of Chlamydia trachomatis A/HAR-13, one region contains:
- a CDS encoding CT253 family lipoprotein, producing the protein MRKFWLLASFGLLSLTTTTLSSCAVSNSGSYNARLYTKGSKAKGVVAMLPVFYRTEKSAELLPWNLQAEFSEEISRRLHSSDKLLLIKHHASAGVAAQFFSPTPNISPELATQLLPAEFVVAAEILEQKTTEDVLNPSISASVRVRVFDIRHNKVSMIYQEILDASQSLASGSNDYHRYGWRSKNFDSTPMGLMHQRLFREIVARVEGYVCANYS; encoded by the coding sequence ATGCGAAAATTCTGGTTACTTGCTTCTTTCGGCCTTTTGTCTTTAACTACGACTACTCTTTCTAGCTGTGCTGTATCTAATTCTGGCAGCTACAATGCTAGACTATACACTAAAGGGAGCAAGGCTAAAGGAGTCGTCGCCATGCTACCTGTTTTTTATCGAACAGAAAAGTCTGCAGAACTACTCCCTTGGAATTTACAAGCAGAGTTTTCCGAAGAGATTAGCAGACGTTTGCACTCTTCTGATAAACTACTTTTAATCAAACACCACGCTTCAGCTGGTGTTGCTGCACAATTTTTTTCTCCTACTCCTAATATTTCGCCCGAATTAGCGACTCAGCTGTTGCCTGCGGAATTCGTAGTTGCGGCAGAAATTTTAGAACAGAAAACAACGGAAGATGTTTTAAACCCTTCTATTTCAGCATCTGTTCGTGTGCGAGTGTTTGATATTCGTCACAATAAAGTCTCTATGATATACCAAGAGATTTTAGACGCGAGTCAATCTCTCGCCTCTGGAAGCAACGATTATCATCGTTATGGCTGGCGTTCGAAAAACTTCGATTCGACTCCGATGGGCCTCATGCATCAGAGATTATTTAGAGAGATTGTTGCTCGCGTAGAGGGATATGTCTGCGCAAACTACTCTTGA
- a CDS encoding CPBP family intramembrane glutamic endopeptidase, with the protein MVGLGLLLVFVGISIFLVNGFFVWPKPEKHTRLPFSLVCLGAVLLLLPALLPTGDPLSSISKVSFHGIFVFSAFLFLLLGLPAPITQSILYAGRTTSSTPWLLAIRAGARMWVITITATQILARLLHLVLPLILPKQLFQEQVITEEIREQLSTRPDLLYIFCIAMLIPIAEEIFFRGILQTFFKNTFSRSKAVVTSSLIFAITHIEASLGSFIFVPTLFVFSLCAGFIYEKVRHIAAPVTLHILFNSCQLALLSL; encoded by the coding sequence ATGGTGGGTCTAGGACTTCTATTAGTTTTTGTTGGAATTTCAATTTTCCTTGTGAACGGGTTTTTTGTATGGCCAAAGCCTGAAAAACATACCCGTTTACCATTCAGCTTAGTGTGCTTGGGGGCAGTGTTATTGCTTTTACCGGCTCTGCTCCCCACCGGAGATCCTCTTTCCTCTATTTCTAAAGTCTCCTTTCACGGCATCTTTGTCTTTAGTGCCTTTCTTTTTTTACTATTGGGATTACCGGCTCCTATCACCCAATCTATTTTGTATGCAGGAAGAACAACTAGCTCAACTCCATGGTTACTTGCCATAAGAGCTGGTGCTCGCATGTGGGTTATTACCATTACCGCTACACAAATACTTGCACGATTATTACATCTTGTCCTGCCACTCATTTTGCCCAAACAACTTTTTCAAGAGCAGGTGATTACGGAAGAAATTCGAGAACAGCTATCAACTAGGCCAGACCTTCTCTATATTTTCTGTATAGCTATGCTGATTCCTATTGCTGAAGAAATCTTTTTTAGAGGAATTCTCCAAACTTTCTTCAAAAATACATTTTCTAGAAGTAAAGCTGTTGTAACAAGTTCATTGATCTTTGCTATCACACACATAGAAGCTTCTTTAGGTAGCTTCATCTTTGTGCCAACTTTGTTTGTCTTTTCTTTATGCGCTGGCTTTATTTACGAGAAGGTACGGCATATTGCCGCTCCTGTGACCCTACATATCCTGTTCAATAGTTGCCAACTAGCGTTACTGTCCTTATAA
- a CDS encoding MazG nucleotide pyrophosphohydrolase domain-containing protein: protein MEEKGILQLVEISRAMALQGVCPWTNLQSVESMLQYIAGECQELADAVQENKASLEIASEAGDVLTLVLTLCFLLEREGKLKAEEVFVEALAKLRRRSPHVFDPHNQISLEQAEEYWARMKQQEKIS from the coding sequence ATGGAAGAAAAAGGCATCTTACAATTGGTTGAAATTTCGCGAGCAATGGCTTTACAGGGAGTTTGTCCTTGGACTAATTTACAGAGTGTGGAGTCTATGTTGCAGTATATAGCAGGGGAGTGTCAGGAGTTGGCTGATGCTGTACAAGAAAATAAAGCTTCGTTGGAAATCGCTTCGGAAGCCGGAGACGTACTTACTTTAGTATTGACCTTGTGCTTCTTGCTAGAAAGAGAAGGAAAGCTTAAAGCTGAAGAAGTATTTGTAGAAGCCTTGGCTAAGTTGCGTCGTCGATCTCCTCATGTTTTTGATCCTCATAATCAAATTTCTTTAGAACAGGCTGAAGAATACTGGGCTCGTATGAAACAGCAAGAAAAAATTTCTTAA
- a CDS encoding CNNM domain-containing protein produces MFSSAIVILTAIFVLCSGFVSLSHIALFSLPSSLIAHYSHSKNRQLRQIANLMAYPNHLLMTLVFFDIGINIGVQNCIATLVGDSASLLLTVGVPLALTLVLGEIVPKVIAIPYNARIAKIVTPIIFASTKSFRPIFDWAISGINFIVQKMLARQESDFIQPQELKEVLRSCKDFGVVNHEESRLLFGYLSMEEGSIKERMTPKQEIIFYDVLTPIENLYKLFSGPKQSYSKVLVCKGGLQNLLGVCSAKLLLLYKEKLQSAEELLPLLRKPHYIPETVSAKTALYHLAGEDCGLGIIIDEYGSIEGLITQNDLFKIVSDGVAHNRPSFKQFAHSDKNVVIAAGTYELSDFYDLFGVDLPTTANCVTIGGWLTEQLGEIPETGTKFAWGQFVFQILDAAPNCVKRVYIRKTHGN; encoded by the coding sequence ATGTTTTCTTCAGCAATTGTTATTCTAACTGCAATTTTTGTCTTGTGCTCGGGGTTTGTTTCTTTATCGCATATAGCTTTATTCTCGCTCCCTTCTTCCCTTATTGCTCATTACAGTCACTCAAAAAATAGGCAGCTCCGACAAATTGCCAATCTTATGGCCTACCCCAATCATTTGCTCATGACCCTAGTCTTCTTCGACATAGGGATTAATATTGGAGTGCAAAACTGCATAGCAACCTTAGTAGGCGATTCGGCATCTCTATTGCTTACCGTAGGAGTTCCCCTCGCTTTGACACTAGTTTTGGGAGAAATTGTCCCTAAGGTTATCGCAATCCCTTACAATGCACGAATTGCAAAGATTGTAACCCCAATCATCTTTGCCTCAACTAAAAGCTTCCGCCCTATATTTGATTGGGCTATCTCGGGTATCAATTTTATCGTTCAGAAAATGTTGGCCCGTCAAGAAAGTGATTTTATTCAACCCCAAGAATTAAAAGAAGTCCTCCGAAGCTGTAAAGATTTCGGAGTTGTAAATCATGAGGAAAGTCGTCTTCTATTTGGCTATCTATCCATGGAAGAAGGTAGCATTAAAGAACGCATGACGCCCAAACAAGAAATCATTTTTTATGATGTCCTTACTCCGATTGAAAATTTATATAAACTCTTCTCTGGACCTAAACAAAGCTATTCCAAAGTTCTAGTTTGTAAAGGTGGTCTACAAAATCTCTTAGGAGTTTGTTCTGCAAAATTGCTTCTTCTCTACAAAGAAAAATTACAATCTGCCGAAGAACTCTTGCCTCTCCTTCGTAAACCTCACTACATTCCTGAAACAGTATCAGCTAAGACAGCTTTGTATCATCTAGCAGGAGAAGACTGTGGTTTAGGTATTATCATTGATGAATATGGGTCTATAGAAGGATTGATCACCCAAAATGATCTATTTAAAATAGTCTCTGATGGGGTAGCTCATAATCGCCCATCTTTTAAACAATTCGCTCACTCAGACAAGAATGTTGTTATTGCTGCAGGCACCTATGAGCTTTCTGATTTCTATGACCTGTTTGGAGTTGATCTTCCTACTACAGCTAATTGCGTTACCATAGGCGGATGGCTGACAGAACAATTAGGAGAAATCCCTGAAACAGGAACAAAATTCGCTTGGGGACAATTTGTATTCCAAATACTAGACGCGGCTCCTAATTGTGTGAAACGGGTGTATATAAGGAAAACCCATGGAAACTAA
- a CDS encoding CNNM domain-containing protein, giving the protein METNSPFFWLGVNLLCIFVQGFFSMMEMACISFNRVRLQYYLTKSNKKASYINFLVRRPYRLFGTVMLGVNIALQIGSESSRTCYKLLGISPEYAPATQIILVVIFAELIPLAISRKIPEKIALKGAPILYFAHYLFYPLIQCVGGITNMIYFILNIKEETLHSTLSRDELQKTLETHHEEHDFNVIATNIFSLSATSVEQVCQYLDQIPILSATASVRDVCQLVRRHRLDFVPVYHKVKKNVVGIAFPKNLINRNPSDPVVPYLSSPWFITAKSKLIHAIQEFRKNSSNVAIVLNNNGEPMGVLGLHTVFKTLFNTRNIAQLKPKPTSLIERTFSGNTPLSEIENELDIIFMDNDCTTIEQLMLKLLDTPPEVGASIIINDLLLEVKEISLYGIKTVAIKDTL; this is encoded by the coding sequence ATGGAAACTAACTCTCCCTTTTTCTGGTTAGGAGTGAACCTCCTTTGTATTTTTGTCCAAGGGTTCTTTTCCATGATGGAAATGGCTTGCATATCATTCAATCGCGTGCGGTTGCAATATTACCTTACGAAAAGCAATAAAAAAGCCTCTTACATTAACTTCCTTGTTAGAAGACCTTATCGCTTATTTGGAACCGTAATGTTGGGAGTAAATATTGCTTTGCAAATAGGGTCTGAGTCATCACGAACTTGTTACAAACTCCTAGGGATTTCTCCTGAATATGCTCCTGCAACGCAAATTATTTTAGTCGTCATTTTTGCTGAATTAATTCCTTTAGCTATCTCTCGTAAAATTCCAGAAAAAATCGCCTTAAAAGGAGCCCCTATCCTCTATTTCGCTCACTATCTTTTCTATCCGCTCATCCAATGTGTCGGTGGCATTACCAATATGATCTACTTTATTCTGAATATTAAGGAAGAGACGCTCCACTCAACGCTTAGCCGAGATGAATTGCAAAAGACATTAGAAACTCATCATGAAGAGCATGATTTCAATGTGATAGCTACAAATATTTTCTCTTTAAGCGCAACTTCTGTAGAGCAAGTATGTCAATATTTGGACCAAATCCCGATACTTTCAGCTACCGCTTCCGTACGAGATGTTTGCCAGCTCGTTCGTCGCCATCGTTTAGATTTTGTCCCTGTTTACCATAAAGTTAAAAAGAATGTAGTGGGAATAGCTTTTCCAAAAAACCTCATTAATCGAAATCCCAGTGACCCTGTTGTCCCTTACCTAAGCTCTCCCTGGTTCATAACAGCTAAATCTAAGCTCATTCATGCGATCCAAGAATTCCGCAAGAATAGTTCTAACGTCGCCATTGTTTTAAATAATAATGGCGAGCCTATGGGAGTTTTAGGCTTACATACGGTGTTTAAAACGTTATTCAACACAAGAAATATCGCCCAATTAAAACCCAAACCAACTTCTTTAATTGAACGAACTTTCTCTGGGAACACACCTTTGTCTGAAATAGAAAATGAGCTCGATATTATTTTTATGGATAATGATTGTACAACAATTGAGCAACTCATGTTAAAACTTCTGGATACTCCTCCAGAAGTAGGCGCCTCTATCATTATCAACGACCTACTGTTAGAGGTAAAAGAGATTTCCTTGTACGGCATCAAAACTGTTGCTATCAAAGATACTCTGTAA
- a CDS encoding cysteine desulfurase family protein produces the protein MTIYLDTNASALLEPGVLMCLHSLFIGEGGFGNPSSVHSFGKKTKKLVKETSTLIEKALGFSHCRVIYTSGATESLNLAIQNIPTGSHVITSSMEHPAVIEPLKQAKLSVTYLDPIPGECVVSLEQIKEAVQSDTSAIVLGWVNSEVGVRIDLEAIAEFAKERQLLLIVDATAIVGKEVIHIPEGVSMVAFSGHKFHALSGIGVLLTSPKIKISPIISGGGQQGGIRSGTEHIHGIASLRYIFSKLLVEQPAIAQTMRSYRDLFESRIQETFPECIVHCQDKPRVSNLSAIAFPGLEGEVMQIALDLEGVACGYGSACSSGATTVFKSLTVMKVPQDLAVATLRFSFSYLLSEEEILTAARRVIRVVKHLQQYA, from the coding sequence ATGACTATATACTTAGATACGAACGCTTCAGCTCTTTTAGAGCCTGGCGTCTTGATGTGTTTACATTCTCTTTTCATAGGCGAAGGTGGGTTCGGGAATCCTTCTAGTGTTCACAGTTTTGGAAAGAAAACCAAAAAATTGGTTAAAGAAACTTCAACTCTTATAGAAAAAGCTCTGGGGTTTAGTCATTGTCGGGTGATTTATACTTCTGGAGCAACAGAAAGTCTTAACCTGGCAATTCAAAATATTCCTACAGGAAGCCATGTTATTACTTCCAGCATGGAACATCCAGCAGTGATCGAACCTTTAAAGCAAGCAAAGCTTTCCGTGACTTACTTGGACCCTATTCCTGGAGAGTGCGTTGTTTCTTTAGAACAAATTAAAGAAGCTGTTCAATCAGATACCTCAGCCATCGTTTTGGGATGGGTGAATAGTGAGGTTGGTGTAAGAATTGATCTTGAAGCTATAGCCGAATTTGCTAAAGAACGCCAACTACTTTTGATAGTGGATGCCACGGCTATTGTAGGAAAAGAAGTTATTCACATTCCAGAGGGAGTTTCAATGGTTGCTTTTTCTGGACACAAGTTTCACGCTCTTTCGGGAATCGGAGTCCTTCTTACATCTCCAAAAATCAAAATATCTCCAATAATTTCTGGAGGAGGACAACAAGGAGGTATTCGTTCGGGAACGGAGCATATTCATGGTATTGCTTCCCTGCGTTATATTTTTAGCAAGTTATTAGTCGAGCAGCCTGCCATAGCTCAAACTATGCGTTCTTATAGGGATCTATTTGAGTCGCGTATACAAGAAACTTTCCCTGAATGTATCGTGCATTGTCAAGACAAGCCTCGAGTTAGCAATCTTTCTGCAATAGCTTTCCCTGGTTTAGAGGGAGAAGTGATGCAAATCGCTTTAGATCTAGAAGGGGTGGCTTGTGGTTATGGCTCTGCGTGTTCTTCTGGAGCAACTACAGTTTTTAAGTCATTAACAGTAATGAAAGTGCCTCAAGATCTTGCAGTAGCTACTCTACGATTTTCTTTTAGTTATTTACTTTCAGAAGAAGAAATTCTTACAGCAGCACGGAGGGTAATTCGCGTTGTAAAACACTTACAGCAGTACGCGTAA
- a CDS encoding PP2C family protein-serine/threonine phosphatase, with protein MIVADFEYFGLSDVGLVRHNNEDFWQVNYDSQLIAIADGMGGHRAGEVASYEAVGNLMQLVDLHKVDLERFGDEQYKESIKTIVSEINLLIYRQGLSNEQFKGMGTTLSCMQFRRGKAWLFHVGDCRVYRLRNKMLERLTEDHSLANHLASRYGLSKQSVKRYPGRNVLTNVLGSRPHVSLDIREMSYEKEDLFVFCSDGLTSAVSDHDMLDILTQTTTLEEGGNILISLANSRGGRDNATVILVRMR; from the coding sequence ATGATTGTTGCGGATTTCGAATACTTTGGATTGAGTGATGTTGGTTTAGTTAGGCACAACAACGAAGATTTTTGGCAGGTAAACTATGATTCGCAGCTCATTGCCATTGCAGACGGAATGGGAGGTCATCGTGCAGGAGAAGTAGCTTCTTATGAGGCTGTTGGTAATCTTATGCAGCTTGTCGATTTACATAAAGTAGATTTGGAACGGTTTGGAGATGAGCAGTATAAAGAGTCTATAAAGACTATAGTATCAGAGATAAACTTATTAATTTATCGCCAGGGATTGTCGAATGAGCAATTCAAAGGTATGGGAACTACTTTGAGTTGTATGCAATTCCGAAGAGGTAAAGCTTGGCTATTTCATGTGGGAGATTGTCGGGTTTACCGATTAAGAAATAAGATGCTAGAAAGATTAACTGAAGACCATTCTCTTGCGAATCACTTAGCTTCTCGATATGGGCTTTCAAAACAAAGTGTGAAAAGGTATCCTGGAAGGAACGTTCTGACAAATGTTTTGGGAAGTCGTCCCCATGTGTCTCTTGATATTAGAGAGATGTCTTATGAGAAAGAAGACCTATTTGTTTTTTGTTCTGATGGTCTAACTAGTGCTGTTTCTGATCATGACATGCTAGATATATTAACGCAGACGACTACTCTGGAAGAAGGTGGGAATATCCTTATTTCCTTAGCAAACAGTCGGGGCGGTAGAGATAATGCTACTGTTATACTGGTTCGGATGCGTTAA
- a CDS encoding YbjN domain-containing protein, with translation MTTWTLNHNNLTKFLTHAQLEPSLERESGLIYITVPAGEHELPLFFVIRNEGEVLQLVCYFPYQIQQNQRDTTARLLHLVNRDIDIPGFGMDEEQNIIFYRLVIPCLKGEINEDLLRVYIDTIKLICDSFFHAIGLISTGNMDLDELKKQAKLENNQSDQLEP, from the coding sequence ATGACAACGTGGACTTTGAATCACAATAATCTTACAAAATTCCTGACCCATGCTCAGCTAGAACCTTCTTTAGAACGAGAAAGCGGCTTAATCTATATCACAGTCCCTGCGGGAGAACATGAGCTTCCTCTCTTTTTCGTTATTCGTAATGAAGGAGAAGTTTTGCAACTAGTCTGCTATTTCCCTTATCAAATACAGCAGAATCAACGTGATACCACAGCAAGGCTTTTACATCTCGTCAACCGCGACATCGACATTCCAGGATTTGGAATGGATGAGGAACAAAACATTATTTTCTACCGTCTAGTTATCCCTTGCCTAAAGGGCGAGATTAATGAGGACTTACTACGTGTTTACATTGATACAATCAAGTTGATTTGTGATAGCTTCTTCCATGCAATAGGATTGATCTCGACAGGAAACATGGATCTGGATGAATTGAAAAAGCAAGCAAAACTAGAAAATAACCAATCCGATCAGCTAGAGCCTTAG
- a CDS encoding putative quorum-sensing-regulated virulence factor, with protein MPALIFYDTETTGTQIDKDRIVELAAYNGTTSESFQTLVNPEIPIPAEATKIHGITTAEVADAPRFPEAYQKFIEFCGTDNILVAHNNNAFDYPLLVRECRRHGLSEPQLRTIDSLKWAKKYRTDLPQHSLQYLRQVYGFEENQAHRALDDVITLYRVFSALVGDLSPDQIYDLLNETCHPRIFKMPFGKYKGKPLSEVPSSYIAWLQKGDYLLQPENKEIKAAIEAYQQLK; from the coding sequence GTGCCAGCTTTAATTTTTTATGATACAGAAACGACAGGTACGCAGATAGATAAGGATCGTATAGTGGAGCTAGCTGCTTACAACGGGACTACGAGCGAGTCTTTCCAAACGCTAGTAAACCCTGAAATCCCTATACCTGCTGAGGCAACTAAAATTCATGGTATTACGACTGCGGAAGTAGCCGACGCCCCCAGATTCCCAGAAGCTTATCAGAAATTTATCGAATTTTGTGGTACAGATAATATTCTTGTAGCTCACAATAACAATGCTTTCGATTATCCTCTGTTAGTTCGTGAATGTCGTAGACACGGCTTATCTGAGCCTCAGCTTCGTACTATAGATTCGTTAAAATGGGCAAAAAAATATCGAACCGACTTGCCTCAGCATAGTCTCCAATACCTTCGTCAGGTATACGGATTCGAAGAAAATCAAGCGCACCGAGCATTAGATGACGTAATCACTCTTTATAGAGTATTTTCAGCTTTAGTGGGGGATTTGTCTCCTGATCAAATTTATGATCTACTAAATGAGACTTGTCATCCTCGCATATTTAAAATGCCTTTCGGTAAGTATAAAGGGAAACCTCTTTCTGAAGTCCCCTCTAGTTACATCGCCTGGTTACAAAAAGGTGATTACTTGCTACAACCAGAAAATAAAGAAATTAAAGCAGCCATTGAGGCCTATCAGCAATTGAAATGA
- a CDS encoding 1,4-dihydroxy-6-naphthoate synthase → MTFSAAFSPCPNDIFLFRSFLEKHKGFPSLRQIMIADISSLNYYALETRFPLIKISASLYPQIADSYDVLNVGTTLGYKIGPLILSRQLDSPLKSLATPGETTTAHALCRLFYPRAELVPMKYHEIIPAILSNRVDGGAVIHEERFSFPKDLCIVEDLGQLWEKTWHLPLPLGCIVISKKVSDDDSYLLNHALQESLKKSLTDSALAIQKASEYSRDKNPTTIQHFIDTYVTEETFNLSSIGRQAFSTLWTACRNV, encoded by the coding sequence ATGACTTTTTCAGCAGCGTTCTCACCCTGTCCTAATGACATCTTTCTTTTTCGGTCTTTCTTAGAAAAACATAAAGGATTCCCTTCGTTACGCCAAATCATGATCGCGGATATTTCTTCTTTAAATTATTACGCTTTAGAGACTCGTTTTCCCTTAATTAAAATTTCTGCAAGCTTATACCCACAGATCGCTGATTCCTATGATGTTTTAAATGTTGGCACTACTCTGGGATACAAGATCGGGCCTTTAATTCTTTCGAGACAACTCGATTCCCCATTAAAAAGCCTTGCTACCCCAGGTGAAACGACAACAGCACACGCTCTTTGCCGCCTCTTCTACCCTCGAGCAGAACTGGTTCCTATGAAATATCATGAAATCATTCCAGCTATTCTTTCTAATCGAGTAGATGGTGGAGCTGTGATTCACGAAGAACGCTTCTCTTTCCCTAAAGATCTATGCATAGTAGAAGATCTAGGTCAACTTTGGGAAAAAACTTGGCATCTTCCCTTACCCTTAGGATGTATTGTTATCTCTAAAAAGGTATCTGATGACGATTCTTATCTGTTAAATCATGCTCTTCAAGAATCCCTAAAAAAATCTTTGACTGATTCTGCTTTAGCTATTCAAAAAGCTTCTGAGTACTCTCGAGATAAAAACCCAACTACCATTCAACATTTTATAGATACCTACGTAACAGAAGAAACCTTTAACCTCTCTTCTATCGGACGGCAAGCTTTTTCTACATTATGGACGGCTTGTCGTAATGTTTAA
- a CDS encoding aminodeoxyfutalosine nucleosidase, producing MFKLLLIFADPAEAARTLSLFPFSLNKENFYTYHTENVLLDVMVLKTWGYRGVVQALSPPPSGYDLWINAGFAGAGNPNIPLLKTYTITSVKELTPTTSVEEELEVTPIPRLPLAQLTSVRSPYRDGFHEHLQLVDMEGFFIAKQASLVACPCSMIKVSSDYTTREGQDFLKNNKVKLSQKLAEAIFPIYSSFIDV from the coding sequence ATGTTTAAGCTCCTTCTTATTTTTGCTGATCCGGCAGAAGCTGCTAGAACACTCTCTCTGTTTCCTTTTTCTCTTAATAAGGAGAACTTTTATACCTACCATACAGAAAACGTTCTGTTAGATGTTATGGTACTAAAAACATGGGGTTACCGAGGAGTTGTTCAAGCATTAAGCCCCCCTCCAAGTGGATATGACCTGTGGATAAATGCAGGATTTGCCGGAGCAGGCAATCCAAACATACCTCTTCTTAAAACTTATACGATTACCTCTGTAAAAGAATTAACTCCAACAACTTCTGTGGAAGAAGAACTTGAAGTAACCCCCATCCCCAGACTCCCTCTAGCACAATTGACATCAGTCAGATCTCCGTATAGAGATGGGTTTCATGAACATTTACAGCTAGTCGATATGGAAGGATTTTTCATAGCAAAACAGGCTTCGTTAGTAGCGTGCCCATGTTCTATGATTAAAGTATCTTCTGACTACACTACGCGGGAAGGACAAGACTTCTTAAAAAATAACAAAGTTAAGCTCTCTCAAAAATTAGCGGAGGCTATCTTTCCGATATATTCCTCGTTTATTGATGTTTAA